A window of the Sabethes cyaneus chromosome 1, idSabCyanKW18_F2, whole genome shotgun sequence genome harbors these coding sequences:
- the LOC128745952 gene encoding uncharacterized protein K02A2.6-like: MVVQPSLRQAVLKDLHVAHIGIVKMKGLARSFVYWPRIDADIENTVKSCFECTRQAHAPPKFSEHHWQYPKGPWERIHIDYAGPVANSMLLIVVDAYSKWLEVKVTNSTTTAATISIMDELFSRNGVPVTVVSDNGPQFTAEEFKVFLRNSGVQFHKLSAPYHPATNGQAERYVQTTKDALKAMGTTPSTLLSNLNSFLQLYRISPHVTTGESPSKLFLGRTLRTRFDLLKPEDVQLKITAKQQASFEPSYRVFSQGQPVLFLSGNPRLDKWISGVIVARLGDLHYEIEYAGKRFKRHVDQIRASFRKNGLDGTDSTVCSEHGAPRRVHFYENNAPATPSTPVTSRTAPANRDSPEFHTPPSSPVLQDSSHPFIIRRSNRERHPPCRYSP, from the coding sequence ATGGTAGTGCAACCCTCTCTTCGTCAGGCAGTGTTAAAAGATCTCCATGTAGCACACATTGGCATTGTGAAAATGAAAGGGCTCGCTCGCTCGTTTGTGTATTGGCCGCGAATCGATGCGGAcattgaaaatacggtgaaatcTTGTTTTGAATGTACTCGGCAAGCGCACGCTCCCCCGAAATTTAGTGAACATCATTGGCAATATCCCAAAGGGCCCTGGGAGAGAATACATATTGATTATGCGGGTCCGGTGGCGAATTCGATGCTGTTAATTGTGGTCGACGCGTACAGTAAATGGTTAGAAGTGAAAGTTACCAACTCTACTACGACAGCAGCAACCATCAGTATCATGGATGAATTGTTTTCCAGGAATGGTGTACCGGTCACGGTAGTGTCGGATAATGGTCCACAATTTACGGCAGAGGAGTTCAAGGTGTTTTTACGAAACAGCGGAGTCCAGTTTCACAAACTGTCCGCTCCTTACCACCCTGCAACAAACGGTCAAGCCGAGCGTTATGTGCAGACTACGAAAGATGCATTGAAGGCTATGGGAACGACACCATCGACATTGCTTTCGAATTTGAATAGTTTTCTCCAGCTTTATCGCATATCACCGCACGTAACCACCGGTGAATCGCCGTCAAAATTGTTCCTAGGACGGACCCTTCGAACGCGATTTGATCTTTTAAAACCAGAGGATGTCCAACTGAAGATCACAGCAAAACAACAAGCTAGTTTTGAACCATCCTATCGTGTATTCAGTCAAGGTCAACCGGTACTTTTTCTCTCTGGTAACCCTCGATTAGATAAGTGGATATCAGGTGTCATTGTAGCACGATTGGGGGATCTCCACTACGAGATTGAGTATGCCGGGAAGCGATTCAAGCGACACGTCGATCAGATTCGTGCAAGTTTTCGGAAGAATGGACTCGATGGAACCGACTCAACAGTTTGTAGTGAACATGGTGCACCAAGACGCGTgcatttttatgaaaacaatGCCCCAGCAACACCGTCTACTCCTGTCACCTCTAGGACTGCTCCCGCTAACCGAGATTCCCCAGAGTTTCATACGCCACCTAGTAGTCCGGTTCTTCAGGATTCCAGTCATCCGTTCATCATTCGACGCTCAAACAGAGAACGCCATCCTCCGTGCAGATACTCACCATAG